Proteins from one Setaria italica strain Yugu1 chromosome V, Setaria_italica_v2.0, whole genome shotgun sequence genomic window:
- the LOC101753137 gene encoding protein TIFY 9, with protein MAKHGHPSADHPLMRNPNSSSPQVFVVGSSLPPPPPPPPPLQTKMASFSGDFLTSGATASTTTAAKTKPLTMFYNGGVAVFHLPQDKAEDLMKMAAGEKGGDGRAGPRRANHGEELLAKLRKEMPISSKRSLQRFFQKRKERLYRP; from the exons ATGGCCAAGCACGGGCACCCATCAGCTGACCACCCGCTGATGCGCAACCCCAACTCCTCTTCACCTCAAG TGTTCGTCGTGGGatcctcgctgccgccgccgccgccgccgccgccaccgctgcagACGAAGATGGCGAGCTTCTCCGGCGACTTCCTGACCAG cggcgccaccgccagcaccacGACTGCGGCGAAAACGAAGCCTCTGACGATGTTCTAcaacggcggcgtcgccgtgTTCCATCTCCCACAAGATAAG GCGGAGGATCTCATGAAGATGGCGGCGGGTGAGAAGGGTGGGGACGGCCGCGCCGGTCCTCGCCGGGCAAACCACGGCGAGGAGTTGCTGGCCAAGTTGAGAAAAG AGATGCCTATTTCGAGCAAGAGATCTTTGCAGCGTTTCTTCCAGAAGCGCAAGGAGAG
- the LOC101752726 gene encoding ubiquitin-conjugating enzyme E2 27 → MVDVSRVQKELTECNRDREVSGVSITLHDGANISHLTGTIAGPADSPYEGGTFTIDIRLPGGYPFEPPKMQFVTKVWHPNISSQNGAICLDILKDQWSPALTLKTALLSLQALLSSPAPDDPQDAVVAQQYLRDYPTFAATARYWTEAFAKSASTGMEEKVQKLVEMGFPEDLVRSTLKSVDGDENLALEKLCSG, encoded by the exons atggTGGACGTCTCGCGCGTGCAGAAGGAGCTCACCGAGTGCAACCGCGACCGGGAGGTCTCGGGCGTCTCCATCACGCTGCACGACGGCGCCAACATCTCCCACCTCACCGGCACCATCGCCGGCCCCGCCGATAGCCCCTACGAGGGCGGCACCTTCACCATCGACATCCGCCTCCCCG GTGGATATCCCTTTGAGCCTCCAAAGATGCAGTTCGTCACCAAAGTATG GCACCCTAACATCAGTAGCCAAAATGGAGCAATTTGCTTGGACATTCTGAAAGATCAGTGGAGCCCAGCCCTTACTTTGAAGACAGCACTGCTTTCCCTTCAAGCTCTGCTTTCTTCTCCTGCACCTGATGATCCTCAGGATGCTGTTGTTGCACAACAG TACCTGCGTGATTATCCAACATTCGCTGCTACGGCTCGCTACTGGACAGAGGCCTTCGCAAAGAGTGCGTCCACTGGCATGGAAGAGAAG GTGCAGAAGCTGGTTGAGATGGGCTTCCCAGAGGATCTTGTGAGAAGTACCCTTAAGAGTGTCGATGGGGATGAGAACCTGGCTCTCGAAAAGCTCTGCTCTGGCTAA